From Nicotiana tabacum cultivar K326 chromosome 22, ASM71507v2, whole genome shotgun sequence, one genomic window encodes:
- the LOC107783038 gene encoding N-terminal acetyltransferase A complex auxiliary subunit NAA15 (The sequence of the model RefSeq protein was modified relative to this genomic sequence to represent the inferred CDS: added 103 bases not found in genome assembly), translated as MGASLPPKEANLFKLIVKSYETKQYKKGLKAADTVLKKFPDHGETLAMKGLTLNCMDRKSEAYELVRLGLKNDLKSHVCWHVYGLLYRSDREYREAIKCYRNALRIDPDNIEILRDLSLLQAQMRDLSGFVETRQQLLTLKPNHRMNWIGFAVSHHLNSNGSKAVDILEAYEGTLEDDYPPENERCEHGEMLLYKISLLEEYGFLERALEELHKKESKIVDKLGYKEQEVSLLLKLGRFEEGERLFRVLLSMNPDNYRYYEGLQRCLGLHSEKGQYSSDEIDKLESLYKSLAQQYSRSSAVKRIPLDFLRDDKFREAAANYIRPLVAKGVPSLFSDLYPLYNHPGKASILGELVLRLEQSIKSTGGYPESEGKEPPSTLMWILFYLAQHYDRCGQYDIALIKIDEAIEHTPTVIDLYSVKSRIVKHSGDLAAAAALADEARCMDLADRYINSECVKRMLQADQVALAEKTALLFTKDGDQHNNLYDMQCMWYELASGESYLRQGELGRALKKFLAVEKHYADITEDQFDFHSYCLRKMTLRMYVEMLKLQDRLHSHAYFRKAASGAIRCYLRLYDCPPKSAAEEDDEMSKLPASQKKKLRQKLRKAEARAKKDAEVKNEESSSTSFAKSGKRQLKPVDPDPHGEKLAQIEDPLAKATKYLKLLLTHSSDCLETHLLSFEVNMRKHKILLALQAVKHLVRLDADNPKSHLCLIKFFHKVGALPTPVTDAEKLVCRVLEVERPTFSQLHEKSLIDANNIFLEKHRESLMHRAAVAELMYVLEPNKKAEAVKLIEDSVNDLVSLDGDRGADSTWKLKDCISLHKLLETTFNDHDAALRWKARCAEYFPFSTYFEGIRSSVATHQTQKTPENG; from the exons ATGGGTGCTTCGCTTCCTCCTAAAGAGGCCAACCTCTTCAAACTCATCGTT AAATCGTATGAGACAAAGCAGTATAAGAAAGGTCTGAAAGCTGCTGACACTGTTCTCAAGAAATTTCCTGACCATGGAG AAACTCTAGCAATGAAAGGATTAACGCTGAATTGCATGGACCGCAAATCCGAAGCATATGAACTTGTCCGGCTTGGATTGAAG AATGACCTTAAGAGTCATGTTTGTTGGCATGTTTATGGTCTACTCTACCGGTCTGATAGAGAGTACCGTGAAGCAATTAAGTGCTACCGCAATGCCCTTAGAATTGATCCGGACAACATTGAGATATTACGTGACCTATCTCTTTTACAG GCACAAATGCGTGACTTGTCAGGTTTTGTTGAAACGAGACAGCAACTACTCACTTTGAAACCAAATCATCGCATGAATTGGATTGGCTTTGCTGTTTCTCATCATTTAAACTCCAA TGGATCAAAAGCTGTTGATATCCTTGAGGCATATGAAGGGACTCTTGAAGATGATTATCCTCCAGAAAATGAACGTTGTGAACATGGGGAGATGCTTCTATACAAG ATCTCTCTGTTGGAGGAATATGGTTTTCTTGAGAGGGCCCTTGAAGAGTTGCACAAGAAAGAGTCTAAGATT GTTGACAAATTGGGCTACAAGGAGCAAGAGGTTTCACTTCTTTTGAAGCTTGGCCGCTTTGAAGAAGGTGAAAGATTATTCAGAGTGCTGCTCTCAATGAATCCTGACAATTACAG ATACTACGAGGGGTTACAAAGATGTCTGGGACTGCATTCTGAAAAAGGGCAGTATAGTTCTGATGAAATTGATAAGTTAGAATCTTTGTACAAGTCACTTGCCCAGCAATATAGTAGATCATCTGCCGTAAAG AGAATTCCACTTGATTTTCTCAGAGATGACAAGTTTCGGGAGGCAGCAGCGAATTATATTCGACCTCTTGTAGCAAAG GGTGTTCCTTCGTTGTTTTCTGATCTTTATCCATTGTACAATCACCCTGGCAAG GCCAGTATTCTAGGTGAATTGGTTCTGAGGTTGGAGCAGTCAATTAAGTCTACTGGTGGATATCCCGAGAG CGAGGGAAAAGAGCCTCCTTCAACACTTATGTGGATATTATTTTATTTGGCTCAG CATTATGATAGATGTGGACAGTATGACATTGCTCTTATAAAAATTGACGAGGCAATAGAACACACTCCTACTGTTATAGATTTATACTCTGTAAAG AGCCGCATAGTAAAACATAGTGGTGACTTGGCTGCTGCTGCAGCATTGGCTGATGAAGCCAGGTGTATGGATCTTGCGGATCGCTATATTAACAGTGAATGCGTTAAGCGTATGCTTCAGGCCGACCAG GTAGCATTGGCTGAAAAGACGGCTTTATTATTCACAAAAGATGGGGATCAACACAACAACCTTTACGATATGCAGTGCATGTG GTATGAACTGGCATCTGGGGAAAGTTATCTGCGCCAAGGCGAGCTTGGACGGGCCTTAAAGAAATTTCTGGCAGTGGAAAAGCATTATGCAGATATCACAGAGGACCAATTTGATTTTCATTCTTATTGCTTAAGGAAAATGACACTACGCATGTATGTGGAAATGCTGAAACTTCAAGATCGGCTCCATTCACATGCTTATTTTCGCAAAGCAGCAAGTGGTGCTATCAG ATGTTACCTGAGGCTGTATGATTGTCCTCCAAAGTCAGCAGCTGAAGAAGATGACGAGATGTCTAAGTTGCCTGCCTCTCAAAAGAAGAAATTAAGGCAAAAATTGAGGAAAGCGGAGGCCCGAGCTAAGAAA GATGCAGAAGTTAAAAATGAGGAATCAAGTTCCACTAGCTTTGCAAAATCGGGGAAGCGCCAGTTGAAGCCTGTAGATCCTGATCCACATGGTGAAAAATTGGCTCAG ATTGAAGATCCTCTGGCCAAGGCTACGAAGTACCTGAAGCTGCTCCTTACGCACTCGTCTGATTGCCTGGAGACACATTTACTGTCCTTTGAAGTAAACATGAGGAAACATAAAATCTTGCTTGCCTTGCAG GCTGTAAAGCATCTGGTGAGGTTGGATGCAGATAATCCAAAATCTCATCTCTGCTTG ATAAAATTCTTCCATAAAGTAGGAGCATTGCCTACTCCAGTAACTGACGCTGAAAAACTTGTGTGCCGTGTCTTAGAAGTCGAGCGACCTACCTTTAG TCAGTTGCACGAGAAATCTCTAATTGATGCAAacaatattttccttgaaaagcATCGAG AATCATTGATGCACAGGGCTGCAGTGGCTGAGTTGATGTATGTTCTGGAACCAAACAAGAAGGCTGAGGCTGTCAAGTTAATTGAAGACTCGGTTAATGATCTTGTTTCTTT AGATGGAGACCGAGGAGCTGATAGTACATGGAAACTGAAAGACTGCATTTCACTTCACAAACTCCTGGAGACAACCTTTAATGACCATGATGCTGCATTGA
- the LOC107783037 gene encoding DNA-repair protein XRCC1, with protein sequence MSASKKDQTNDGGKNGRKRNLPSWMSSRQASSGSGQSNEAENEAKISTSTSSGSNFSKLMEGVVFVLSGFVNPERGTLRSQALEMGAKYEPDWNSGCTLLICAFPNTPKFRQVEADNGTIVSKEWITECYKEQKLVEIETYLMHAGKPWRCQSVSHESSQDQKPSTSRKSHKREKKSSPFKTTTTPSSEAVRCDEVKDGFSPSKVKKWAIDDLNRIISWLENQDERPEPSEMKKIAAEGILTCIQDAIDSLKQGQDIRQITEQWACVPRAVEELAKFDSSSAGSAKPHKDLCRQAVTCKQIYELEYRNREDDELLKIKEQSARVSRKAGDVANDVAAYDSDDTIEMTEEEIDQAYNAVASTIIKH encoded by the exons ATGTCTGCGTCAAAGAAAGACCAAACAAACGACGGTGGCAAGAATGGGAGGAAACGTAATCTTCCTTCATGGATGAGTTCAAGACAAGCCTCAAGTGGTTCAGGTCAGAGTAACGAAGCCGAAAATGAAGCAAAAATTTCTACCTCGACTTCGAGTGGttcaaatttctcaaaacttaTG GAAGGGGTTGTATTTGTGCTATCAGGTTTTGTCAATCCCGAGCGTGGTACATTAAGATCCCAGGCTTTAGAAATGGGAGCCAAGTATGAACCTGATTGGAACTCGGGTTGCACACTCTTGATCTGTGCATTTCCCAATACACCAAAGTTTCGGCAAGTTGAAGCAGATAATGGAACAATTGTATCAAAG GAGTGGATAACAGAGTGTTACAAAGAACAAAAACTTGTTGAAATTGAAACTTACCTTATGCATGCTGGCAAACCATGGAGGTGTCAGAGTGTCTCTCATGAATCCAGCCAAG ATCAAAAACCATCCACATCTAGAAAATCtcataaaagagaaaaaaaaagttcaCCTTTTAAGACAACTACTACTCCTTCATCTGAG GCGGTACGTTGTGATGAGGTAAAAGATGGGTTTTCTCCTTCTAAAGTGAAAAAATGGGCTATAGATGATCTTAATCGAATCATATCATGGCTGGAGAATCAAGATGAAAGG CCAGAGCCCAGTGAAATGAAGAAAATAGCTGCTGAGGGAATTCTAACCTGTATACAGGACGCCATAGATTCTCTCAAGCAAGGGCAG GATATTCGCCAAATAACTGAGCAGTGGGCATGTGTCCCTCGGGCAGTTGAGGAGCTGGCAAAGTTTGATAGTAGTTCTGCTGGTTCAGCTAAACCACACAAGGATCTTTGCAGACAAGCTGTGACCTGTAAACAGATCTATGAGCTGGAGTACAGAAATAGAGAAGATGATGAACTTTTGAAGATAAAAGAGCAGAGTGCTCGTGTAAGCAGAAAAGCTGGTGATGTTGCCAATGATGTTGCAGCATATGACAGTGATGATACCATTGAGATGACGGAAGAGGAAATTGACCAAGCTTATAATGCTGTGGCATCTACCATTATAAAACACTAG